One Nonomuraea angiospora DNA segment encodes these proteins:
- a CDS encoding GbsR/MarR family transcriptional regulator, protein MSTQDGPDREQVLEWVERVAAFVSAEWGLAPITGRVLGWLMACDPPAQTAGEIADAIGASRASLTTNMHLLTSIKLIRRFRKPGERNVYYQIEDDAWSKVIRQKLAAFTAFDELAAEGLRLGWTDEAQTRRIESARTAIAGLAKVLDQASG, encoded by the coding sequence ATGAGTACGCAGGACGGCCCTGACCGCGAGCAGGTGCTCGAATGGGTCGAGCGGGTGGCCGCTTTCGTCTCCGCTGAATGGGGACTCGCCCCGATCACCGGCCGCGTCCTGGGCTGGCTCATGGCGTGCGACCCGCCGGCGCAGACCGCGGGCGAGATCGCCGACGCCATCGGCGCGAGCCGCGCCTCGCTCACGACGAACATGCACCTCCTGACGTCCATCAAACTCATCCGCAGGTTCCGCAAGCCAGGGGAGCGGAACGTCTACTACCAGATCGAGGACGACGCCTGGTCCAAGGTCATCCGGCAGAAGCTCGCCGCGTTCACCGCGTTCGACGAGCTGGCCGCGGAGGGCCTGCGGCTCGGCTGGACCGACGAGGCGCAGACCAGGCGCATCGAGTCGGCCAGGACCGCCATCGCCGGGCTTGCCAAGGTGCTCGACCAGGCCTCCGGCTGA
- a CDS encoding ABC transporter ATP-binding protein, which produces MDDLISVTALTKSYGATRALDGLDLSVRAGEVHGFLGPNGAGKSTTIRILLGLIRATSGTVRLLGGDPWRQATELHRRLAYVPGEVTLWPALTGGEVIDLLGRARGGLDQRRRAELMDRFELDPRKRTRAYSKGNRQKVALVAAFSSRAELLILDEPTSGLDPLMEEAFRTSVIEEQRAGRTVLLSSHLLSEVEALCDRVTIVRAGRAVESGSLAELRHLTRTSITADLAGSPGSLGDLPGVHDVLVENGRLTCRADSEALDGLLARLSAIGVRGLTCSPPSLEDLFLRHYQEAAR; this is translated from the coding sequence ATGGACGACTTGATCTCGGTCACCGCGCTGACGAAGTCGTACGGCGCGACCCGCGCGCTCGACGGGCTCGACCTGTCCGTACGCGCCGGCGAGGTGCACGGCTTCCTCGGCCCGAACGGCGCGGGAAAGTCCACGACCATCCGCATCCTCCTCGGCCTCATCAGGGCCACCTCCGGCACGGTCAGGCTGCTCGGCGGCGACCCGTGGCGGCAGGCCACCGAGCTGCACCGGCGCCTGGCGTACGTGCCGGGCGAGGTGACCCTGTGGCCCGCGCTCACCGGAGGCGAGGTGATCGACCTGCTCGGCCGGGCGAGGGGCGGGCTCGACCAGCGGCGCCGCGCCGAGCTGATGGACAGGTTCGAGCTGGACCCGCGCAAGAGGACCCGCGCCTACTCCAAGGGCAACCGCCAGAAGGTGGCGCTGGTCGCCGCCTTCTCCTCCCGCGCGGAGCTGCTGATCCTGGACGAGCCGACCTCGGGCCTCGACCCGCTGATGGAGGAGGCCTTCCGCACCAGCGTGATCGAGGAGCAGCGGGCGGGCCGCACCGTGCTGCTGTCCAGCCACCTCCTGTCCGAGGTCGAGGCCCTGTGCGACCGGGTCACCATCGTCCGCGCGGGCCGGGCCGTGGAGTCGGGCAGCCTTGCCGAGCTGCGCCACCTCACCCGTACCTCGATCACCGCCGACCTGGCGGGCTCCCCCGGCTCGTTGGGTGATCTGCCCGGCGTACACGACGTGCTGGTCGAGAACGGCCGCCTCACCTGCCGGGCCGACTCCGAGGCGCTCGACGGCCTGCTCGCCCGGCTGTCCGCGATCGGCGTACGCGGCCTGACCTGCAGCCCGCCGAGCCTGGAGGACCTGTTCCTGCGCCACTACCAGGAGGCCGCGCGATGA
- a CDS encoding ABC transporter permease, whose product MTVLLGLAARRERLRSAVWILVIVMLGAGLVSYIDGYFTTQEALRAYARVISGNPIFLGLGGPVAEPSVGAMAAWRSGGLLFLLTAWMALTIVIRHTRAEEEAGRQELMLSGVIGRAAPLTAALVTAAVAALVAGALTSGVLVSIGMEAAGSLAYGAAITAAGWVFAAIGAVTSQLAQTARTATTLGLLALGVSYVLRYLGDASGATWLTWISPLGWSHLVRAYSADRWWPLIVSLVATGVLLALAYTLSARRDLDAGLLPVRPGPAAGPYLRGPFSLAWRLQRGLLAKWAVGVTAAAALFAGLSGVAPRLAEQPGRVLDAFLRRYGGPSGDPVDAYLWIIVLLLAYTVALYPVLATLRLHHEESSGHAEALLATAVSRLRWAAAHLTVAALGTLALLALGGFVTGLIYSLVMGDPAVGRVLAAALEHVPAAWLVGAFAAFAVGVLPRVSVAFSWTVWGAVTVVGDLAGPLIGLWGWSRVEPFHYTPNTVSGEPFTAVPATVILALTALLVTTALIRLHDRDLG is encoded by the coding sequence ATGACCGTGCTGCTCGGGCTGGCCGCCCGCCGCGAACGCCTCCGCTCGGCCGTCTGGATCCTGGTCATCGTCATGCTCGGCGCGGGCCTGGTCTCCTACATCGACGGCTACTTCACCACCCAGGAGGCGCTGCGCGCGTACGCCCGGGTGATCTCGGGCAACCCGATCTTCCTCGGCCTCGGCGGCCCCGTCGCCGAACCCTCGGTCGGCGCGATGGCGGCCTGGCGGAGCGGCGGCCTGCTCTTCCTGCTCACCGCCTGGATGGCCCTGACCATCGTGATCAGGCACACCAGGGCGGAGGAGGAGGCCGGGCGGCAGGAGCTGATGTTGTCCGGCGTGATCGGCAGGGCCGCGCCGCTCACCGCGGCCCTCGTCACCGCGGCCGTCGCCGCGCTGGTCGCCGGAGCGCTCACCTCGGGCGTCCTCGTCTCGATCGGCATGGAGGCGGCCGGGTCGCTCGCGTACGGGGCCGCGATCACGGCGGCGGGGTGGGTCTTCGCCGCGATCGGCGCGGTCACCTCCCAGCTCGCGCAGACCGCGCGCACCGCCACCACGCTCGGGCTGCTCGCGCTCGGCGTCTCCTACGTGCTGCGCTACCTCGGCGACGCCTCGGGCGCGACCTGGCTGACGTGGATCTCGCCGCTCGGCTGGAGCCACCTGGTGCGGGCCTACTCGGCCGACCGGTGGTGGCCGCTGATCGTGTCGCTGGTGGCGACGGGGGTCCTGCTGGCGCTCGCGTACACGCTGTCCGCCCGCCGCGACCTGGACGCGGGCCTGCTCCCCGTACGCCCTGGGCCGGCCGCGGGCCCGTACCTGAGGGGGCCGTTCAGCCTGGCCTGGCGCCTCCAGCGCGGCCTGCTGGCCAAGTGGGCGGTGGGCGTGACGGCCGCCGCCGCGCTCTTCGCCGGCCTCAGCGGCGTCGCGCCCCGCCTCGCGGAGCAGCCCGGCCGGGTCCTCGACGCCTTCCTGCGGCGGTACGGGGGTCCGTCGGGGGATCCGGTGGACGCGTACCTGTGGATCATCGTGCTCCTGCTGGCGTACACGGTCGCGCTCTACCCGGTGCTCGCCACGCTCCGGCTGCACCACGAGGAGTCCTCCGGCCACGCCGAGGCCCTGCTGGCCACCGCGGTGAGCCGGCTGCGCTGGGCGGCGGCGCACCTGACCGTGGCCGCGCTCGGCACGCTGGCGCTGCTGGCCCTCGGCGGGTTCGTCACGGGGCTGATCTATTCGCTGGTCATGGGGGACCCGGCGGTGGGCCGGGTCCTGGCGGCGGCGCTCGAACACGTACCGGCCGCCTGGCTCGTCGGAGCGTTCGCCGCCTTCGCCGTGGGGGTGCTGCCGCGGGTGTCGGTCGCCTTCTCGTGGACGGTCTGGGGCGCGGTGACCGTGGTGGGCGACCTGGCCGGGCCGCTGATCGGGCTGTGGGGCTGGAGCCGCGTGGAGCCCTTCCACTACACGCCCAACACGGTGTCGGGCGAGCCGTTCACCGCGGTGCCTGCGACGGTGATCCTCGCCCTGACCGCGCTGCTCGTCACCACCGCCCTGATCCGCCTGCACGACCGCGACCTGGGCTGA
- a CDS encoding FMN-binding negative transcriptional regulator, with the protein MLIHPWDAAHDGDEWRAWLRTRDFGQLAANGVDGGPPVVVPTHFLFDGRSAVVLHLARPNPIWPALEANPAVVVTVHDDYAYIPSGWRSGTPETGVPTSYYASVQLTCRARIVDDKEGKAEILRRQLAHHEPEGGHGEVAADAGPYRKMLSAIRGLRLEVVDVRAKFKYDDHRAVEFRERIADGLAERDLPGDAGARAQQLRRLSLGR; encoded by the coding sequence GTGCTCATTCATCCTTGGGACGCGGCCCACGACGGCGACGAATGGCGGGCCTGGCTGCGTACGCGCGACTTCGGCCAGCTCGCCGCGAACGGCGTGGACGGCGGGCCGCCGGTCGTGGTGCCGACGCATTTCCTGTTCGACGGCCGAAGTGCGGTCGTGCTCCACCTGGCCAGGCCGAACCCGATCTGGCCCGCGCTGGAGGCCAACCCGGCCGTGGTGGTGACCGTGCACGACGACTACGCCTACATCCCGTCGGGCTGGCGTTCCGGCACCCCGGAGACCGGCGTGCCGACCAGCTATTACGCCTCCGTGCAGCTCACCTGCCGGGCCCGGATCGTGGACGACAAGGAGGGCAAGGCCGAGATCCTGCGCCGCCAGCTGGCCCACCACGAGCCCGAGGGCGGGCACGGCGAGGTGGCCGCGGACGCGGGGCCGTACCGGAAGATGCTCTCGGCGATCCGGGGGCTGCGGCTGGAGGTGGTGGACGTGCGGGCCAAGTTCAAGTACGACGACCACCGGGCGGTCGAGTTCCGCGAGCGGATCGCGGACGGGCTCGCCGAGCGGGACCTGCCGGGCGACGCGGGCGCGCGGGCGCAGCAGCTCAGGCGACTGTCTCTCGGACGCTGA